One genomic segment of Fusobacterium nucleatum includes these proteins:
- a CDS encoding M20 family metallopeptidase, with amino-acid sequence MKELLNKYIDSISNEILAMADSIFDDPELGLNEFRAMKKITDFLEKNGFEVEKNIYGFETAFRAKYTSRKGGINIGLLCEYDALEGIGHACAHHMQGPSIIATAVALKEVLKDYDFNIIVYGTPAEETLGAKVVMDKNGAFRDIDVALMMHGSPMTTTDVKSMALSNFDIIFHGVASHAALAPEKGRSALDGLLILCQGIEFLREHVKEDTKMHYTIIDAGGPANVVPKYAKAKVSLRSYDRKYLDDVVRRFKKVVEGAAMMTETTCEIIETKSLDSKIPVLSLNRILMENAKFLNAPRIEPPRERTGSTDFGNVMYKVPGSCIRIAFVPLGTSSHSDTFIECGKNEDAHKAILLASKILADSVYDLLSKSELMKEVQEEFKKNKEAKI; translated from the coding sequence ATGAAAGAATTATTAAATAAATATATTGATAGTATCTCAAATGAAATATTAGCTATGGCAGATTCAATTTTTGATGATCCAGAGCTTGGTTTAAATGAATTTAGAGCTATGAAAAAAATAACAGATTTTTTAGAAAAAAATGGCTTTGAAGTAGAAAAAAATATTTATGGTTTTGAAACAGCTTTTAGAGCAAAATATACTTCTAGAAAAGGAGGTATAAATATTGGTTTACTTTGTGAATATGATGCACTTGAAGGAATAGGGCATGCTTGTGCTCATCACATGCAAGGACCATCTATTATTGCAACAGCAGTTGCATTGAAAGAAGTCTTAAAAGATTATGATTTTAATATCATAGTCTATGGGACACCAGCAGAAGAAACATTGGGAGCTAAGGTAGTTATGGATAAAAATGGAGCATTTAGAGATATAGATGTGGCTCTTATGATGCATGGCTCTCCTATGACAACAACTGATGTTAAATCTATGGCTCTTTCAAATTTTGATATTATATTTCATGGAGTTGCTTCTCATGCAGCATTAGCACCAGAAAAAGGAAGAAGTGCCTTAGATGGATTATTAATTTTGTGCCAAGGAATAGAATTTTTGAGAGAACATGTAAAAGAAGATACAAAAATGCACTATACTATTATTGATGCAGGAGGACCAGCAAATGTTGTTCCTAAATATGCAAAAGCAAAAGTTAGTTTAAGATCTTATGATAGAAAATATTTAGATGATGTCGTGAGAAGATTTAAAAAAGTGGTTGAAGGTGCGGCTATGATGACTGAAACCACTTGTGAAATTATAGAAACAAAGTCACTTGATAGTAAAATTCCAGTTCTTTCTTTAAATAGAATTTTAATGGAAAATGCTAAATTTTTAAATGCTCCAAGAATAGAGCCTCCAAGAGAAAGAACAGGTTCTACTGATTTTGGAAATGTTATGTACAAAGTACCTGGTTCTTGTATAAGAATAGCCTTTGTCCCATTGGGAACTTCATCTCATTCAGATACATTTATAGAATGTGGAAAAAATGAAGATGCCCATAAAGCAATTTTACTTGCTTCAAAGATTTTAGCAGATAGTGTTTATGACTTACTTTCTAAGTCTGAACTTATGAAAGAAGTACAAGAAGAATTTAAAAAGAATAAAGAAGCAAAAATATAG
- the ahpC gene encoding alkyl hydroperoxide reductase subunit C, which yields MSLIGRKVPEFKATAFKKGEKDFVTVTDKDLLGKWSVFVFYPADFTFVCPTELEDLQDNYEAFKKEGAEVYSVSCDTAFVHKAWADHSERIKKVTYPMVADPTGFLARAFEVMIEEEGLALRGSFVINPEGKIVAYEVHDNGIGREAKELLRKLQGAKFVAEHGEVCPAKWQPGSETLKPSLDLIGEL from the coding sequence ATGTCATTAATAGGAAGAAAAGTTCCTGAATTTAAAGCAACAGCTTTTAAAAAAGGTGAAAAGGATTTTGTTACAGTTACAGATAAAGATTTATTAGGAAAATGGTCAGTATTTGTATTCTACCCAGCAGATTTTACATTTGTATGTCCTACTGAATTAGAAGATTTACAGGATAACTATGAAGCATTCAAAAAAGAAGGAGCAGAAGTTTACTCAGTTTCTTGTGATACTGCATTTGTTCATAAAGCTTGGGCAGATCATTCAGAAAGAATTAAAAAAGTTACTTACCCAATGGTAGCTGACCCAACTGGATTCTTAGCAAGAGCTTTTGAAGTTATGATAGAAGAAGAAGGATTAGCATTAAGAGGAAGTTTTGTAATCAATCCAGAGGGAAAAATCGTTGCTTATGAAGTACATGACAATGGAATTGGAAGAGAAGCAAAAGAATTATTAAGAAAACTTCAAGGAGCAAAATTTGTTGCTGAACACGGAGAAGTATGTCCAGCTAAATGGCAACCTGGAAGCGAAACTTTAAAACCTAGCTTAGATTTAATTGGAGAACTATAA
- a CDS encoding OmpA family protein encodes MKKLSVLEILGMLFLLLLSSISYSSTFTTKRMRANSIRINALEINKMEALKEEPPEEMTIVLDDRALNFDFDKSYVKPQYDEMLTNLKEFIMKNDYEVTIEGHTDYIASNQYNMGLSKRRAEAVKAKLIELGLDPSRIVAIVPKGEEEPVADNKTTEGRAKNRRVEFKLVKRGSTGEKNTEESRVIDVKKEEVKTEN; translated from the coding sequence ATGAAAAAATTATCTGTATTAGAAATTTTGGGAATGTTATTCTTACTATTGCTTTCATCAATATCATACTCATCAACATTTACTACAAAAAGAATGAGAGCAAATTCCATAAGAATAAATGCATTAGAAATTAATAAAATGGAGGCATTGAAAGAAGAGCCACCAGAAGAAATGACGATAGTATTAGATGACAGGGCATTGAATTTTGATTTTGATAAATCATATGTAAAACCACAATATGATGAAATGCTAACAAATCTAAAAGAATTTATTATGAAAAACGACTATGAGGTAACAATAGAAGGTCATACAGATTATATAGCAAGCAATCAATATAATATGGGACTATCAAAAAGAAGAGCAGAGGCAGTAAAAGCAAAATTAATTGAATTAGGTTTAGATCCTAGCAGAATAGTGGCAATAGTACCAAAAGGAGAAGAAGAACCAGTAGCAGACAATAAGACAACAGAAGGAAGAGCGAAAAATAGAAGAGTTGAATTTAAGTTAGTAAAAAGAGGTTCAACAGGAGAAAAAAATACTGAAGAAAGTAGAGTAATAGATGTAAAAAAAGAAGAAGTCAAAACTGAAAATTAA
- a CDS encoding FAD-dependent oxidoreductase, producing MERIYDMIVIGGGPAGLSAGIYGGRAKLDVLIIEKENKGGQISLTSEVVNYPGILEISGSEFMTQTKKQAQGFGVNFVQEEVIDMDFTQKIKTIKTNKAEYKTLSVVIATGAAPRKLGFSGEQEFTGRGVAYCATCDGEFFTGMDIFVIGAGFAAAEEAMFLTKYGKSVTIIAREPDFTCAKSIGDKVKAHPKITVKFNTELTELTGDVKPTAAKFKNNVTGEITEYKAKVGETFGVFVFVGYAPSSQIFKGHIEIDKAGFIPTDEELMTNVAGVFAVGDIRPKRLRQVVTAVADGAIAATSIEKYVHDLREELGIKKEEKEEEKTTSVATEKQNFLDDELRQQLVAVVDRFENPVEIIVFKDPNNEESANIENAVKDIASISPEKLKFSSYNEGENKELETKVKVTRTPTIAILDKDGNYTGLKYSSLPSGHELNSFILGLYNVAGPGQKVATESLEKIEKINKPINIKIGISLSCTKCPKTVQATQRIATLNKNVEMEMINIFTFQDFKNRYDIMSVPAIIVDDQHIYFGEKTVEDMLEIINK from the coding sequence ATGGAAAGAATTTATGATATGATTGTCATTGGTGGAGGACCTGCTGGTCTATCTGCTGGAATATATGGTGGAAGAGCAAAATTAGATGTTTTAATTATAGAAAAAGAAAATAAAGGTGGACAAATTAGCCTTACAAGTGAAGTTGTAAACTACCCAGGGATATTAGAAATTTCTGGAAGCGAATTTATGACTCAAACTAAAAAACAAGCACAAGGTTTTGGAGTCAACTTTGTTCAAGAAGAAGTCATTGATATGGACTTTACTCAAAAAATAAAAACTATTAAAACTAATAAGGCAGAATATAAAACTCTTAGTGTTGTAATAGCGACAGGAGCTGCACCAAGAAAATTAGGCTTCTCTGGTGAACAAGAATTTACAGGAAGAGGAGTTGCATACTGTGCTACTTGTGATGGAGAATTCTTCACAGGTATGGATATCTTTGTTATAGGAGCAGGTTTTGCTGCTGCTGAAGAAGCAATGTTCTTAACAAAATATGGAAAATCAGTAACTATTATAGCTAGAGAACCTGACTTTACTTGTGCTAAATCAATAGGAGACAAAGTAAAAGCTCATCCAAAAATTACAGTTAAATTTAATACTGAATTAACAGAATTAACAGGAGATGTTAAACCAACAGCTGCTAAATTCAAAAATAATGTAACAGGAGAAATCACTGAATATAAAGCAAAAGTTGGAGAAACATTTGGAGTATTTGTATTTGTAGGCTATGCTCCTTCAAGCCAAATATTCAAAGGGCATATTGAAATAGATAAAGCAGGTTTCATTCCTACTGATGAAGAGTTGATGACTAATGTTGCTGGAGTATTTGCAGTAGGAGATATTAGACCTAAAAGATTAAGACAAGTTGTGACAGCTGTTGCTGATGGAGCTATTGCAGCTACAAGTATAGAAAAATATGTTCATGACTTAAGAGAAGAACTAGGAATAAAAAAAGAAGAAAAAGAAGAAGAAAAGACTACTTCTGTTGCTACTGAAAAACAAAATTTCTTAGATGATGAATTAAGACAACAATTAGTTGCTGTTGTTGATAGATTTGAAAATCCAGTAGAAATTATAGTTTTCAAAGATCCTAATAATGAAGAATCAGCAAATATAGAAAATGCTGTAAAAGATATAGCTTCTATATCTCCTGAAAAATTAAAATTCTCATCATACAATGAAGGAGAAAATAAGGAATTAGAAACTAAGGTAAAAGTTACTAGAACACCTACAATAGCTATCTTAGATAAAGATGGTAACTATACAGGTTTAAAATATTCAAGTTTACCAAGTGGACATGAATTAAATTCGTTCATACTTGGATTATATAATGTTGCTGGTCCAGGACAAAAAGTTGCTACTGAAAGTTTAGAAAAGATTGAAAAAATAAACAAACCAATTAATATAAAAATTGGAATTTCATTGTCTTGTACTAAATGTCCTAAGACTGTTCAAGCAACTCAAAGAATTGCAACATTAAATAAAAATGTTGAAATGGAAATGATAAATATCTTCACTTTCCAAGATTTTAAAAATAGATATGACATTATGAGTGTCCCAGCTATTATAGTTGATGACCAACATATATATTTTGGAGAAAAGACTGTTGAAGATATGTTAGAAATTATTAACAAATAA
- a CDS encoding MurR/RpiR family transcriptional regulator, which translates to MYKKKILEKLKNTKPTKKEKRIAEFFLDEEQRVFLMNVADIAKEIDVSDTSVIRFIKSLGFENFTDFKNSGQEDIKSRLDKTNDFIKNLDIIKENSIEQLYINKINEEVNKIFNPTSQKQIKKISNLIMKARNKYVVGFKSTAGISNFFGVRLGFMLESVSTFNIDDSVVVNSIFNIKEGDVLIIFDYPMYSKVAGVLAKIAKENKAKIILFTDSDNAPLAEYSDILYKVKLNGISVFNSLISTQILVEYLLTYISQFIEEKAKIRFSKIRKYLVEKL; encoded by the coding sequence ATGTATAAGAAAAAAATTTTAGAAAAACTTAAAAATACAAAACCTACAAAAAAAGAAAAAAGAATAGCTGAGTTTTTTCTAGATGAGGAACAAAGAGTTTTTTTAATGAATGTAGCAGATATTGCAAAGGAAATAGATGTCAGTGATACATCTGTAATAAGATTTATTAAAAGTTTAGGTTTTGAAAATTTTACAGATTTCAAAAATAGTGGACAAGAAGACATAAAAAGTCGTTTGGATAAAACCAATGATTTTATTAAAAACTTGGATATAATAAAAGAAAATTCAATAGAACAACTCTATATAAATAAAATAAATGAAGAAGTAAATAAAATTTTTAATCCTACTTCTCAAAAACAAATCAAAAAAATCTCAAACCTAATAATGAAAGCTAGAAATAAATATGTTGTAGGTTTTAAAAGTACAGCAGGCATCTCAAATTTCTTTGGAGTTCGTTTAGGTTTTATGTTAGAAAGTGTTTCTACATTTAACATAGATGATTCTGTTGTTGTTAATTCTATATTTAATATAAAAGAAGGGGATGTTTTAATAATTTTTGACTATCCTATGTATTCAAAAGTAGCAGGAGTTTTAGCTAAAATTGCAAAGGAAAATAAAGCTAAAATAATATTATTTACTGATTCTGATAATGCTCCTCTAGCTGAATATTCTGATATTTTATACAAAGTAAAGTTAAATGGTATAAGCGTTTTTAATTCTCTTATCTCAACTCAAATTTTAGTTGAATATCTTCTTACATATATAAGTCAATTCATAGAAGAAAAAGCTAAAATAAGATTTAGTAAAATAAGGAAATATCTAGTAGAAAAGCTTTAA
- a CDS encoding YfcC family protein, with amino-acid sequence MKKKFVFPNTYVIIIMMMIVAVLLTWIIPSGEFERVKDEVSKQSIIIPGTFKYIENNPISLFKIPVYIMKGLAKASDIVFLVIIVGGAFNIIIETGMFQSFAGRLTKVFSNKEVLIIPAFSTIFALACTTMGVNTFIGFAPIAVIIARSIGYDAIVGVSMVALGGAIGFSTGTFNPFTTGVAQSLAGLPIFSGLGYRFICLVAFLIVTNIYIIWYAKKVKANPESSVVYEMEQENKKIEVFEKQHDKIEGKHYLVLLIVIACFVLLVYGSQNWKWKLQENAAMFIWMGVLSGFAYGFGPSKIAEEFTKGARKLVYGALMIGMANGISLILADGKILDTTVQYLGGLLVALPSYLQAAGMFLMQLLINGLITSGSGQAAATMPIMLPVADIIGMTKQTAVLAFNFGDGLSNYILPTSSALMGFIAMVGISYSNWMKFMWRLFLIWIVVGAVLVIIANSINYGPF; translated from the coding sequence ATGAAAAAGAAATTTGTTTTTCCAAACACTTATGTAATCATCATAATGATGATGATAGTTGCTGTTCTTTTAACTTGGATAATTCCATCAGGGGAATTTGAGAGAGTAAAAGATGAAGTTAGTAAGCAATCTATAATTATTCCAGGAACTTTTAAATATATAGAAAATAATCCTATTAGTTTATTTAAAATTCCTGTATATATAATGAAAGGGTTAGCAAAAGCATCTGATATTGTTTTCTTAGTTATTATAGTTGGAGGGGCTTTTAATATAATTATAGAAACAGGGATGTTTCAAAGCTTTGCTGGAAGATTAACAAAAGTTTTTTCAAATAAAGAAGTTTTAATTATACCTGCATTTTCTACAATTTTTGCATTGGCTTGTACAACAATGGGTGTTAATACTTTTATAGGTTTTGCTCCAATAGCAGTAATTATTGCAAGAAGTATAGGATATGATGCAATAGTCGGGGTTAGTATGGTTGCACTTGGTGGAGCTATTGGATTTAGTACAGGGACATTTAATCCTTTTACAACAGGAGTTGCTCAATCGTTAGCAGGGCTTCCAATATTTTCAGGTTTAGGATATAGATTTATTTGTTTAGTGGCATTTTTGATAGTAACTAACATCTATATTATATGGTATGCTAAAAAGGTTAAAGCTAATCCAGAAAGTAGTGTTGTTTATGAAATGGAACAAGAAAATAAGAAAATAGAAGTTTTTGAAAAACAACATGATAAAATAGAAGGAAAACATTATTTGGTATTATTAATTGTTATAGCTTGTTTTGTTCTTTTAGTATATGGAAGCCAAAATTGGAAATGGAAATTACAAGAAAATGCGGCTATGTTTATATGGATGGGAGTATTAAGTGGTTTTGCTTATGGTTTTGGACCAAGTAAAATAGCAGAGGAATTTACTAAGGGAGCTAGAAAATTAGTTTATGGAGCATTAATGATAGGTATGGCTAATGGAATTTCTTTGATTCTAGCAGATGGAAAAATATTGGATACAACAGTTCAATATCTTGGAGGATTGTTAGTTGCTTTACCTAGTTATCTTCAAGCAGCAGGAATGTTTTTAATGCAACTTTTAATAAATGGACTTATTACTTCTGGAAGTGGACAAGCAGCAGCAACTATGCCAATTATGTTACCAGTAGCAGATATTATAGGAATGACAAAACAAACTGCTGTACTTGCATTTAATTTTGGAGATGGTTTAAGTAACTACATTCTTCCAACATCATCTGCACTTATGGGATTCATTGCAATGGTAGGGATTTCATATAGTAATTGGATGAAATTTATGTGGAGATTATTCTTGATATGGATAGTTGTAGGAGCAGTTTTAGTTATCATTGCTAACTCAATAAACTATGGTCCATTTTAA